The Pirellulales bacterium sequence GAGCATTGCGGGCTGGACGACGTAATGATGTCCTGGGGACACGACGAGTACATGTATCAAGTCGCCAAAAACTATCTGCCTGATGAAGCGCTGTACATGCTGCGCTTTCATTCCTGCTACCCGATTCATCGCGAAGGGCAATACCGCCATTTGATGAATGAGAAGGATGAGAAGCTGTTCCGCTGGGTGCGTAAGTTCAGCCCCTACGACCTGTACACCAAAAGCGCCGAGCGGCCCGACGTGGCCGCCTTGCGCCCCTACTACGAAGACCTGGCGGCGGAATATTTCCCGGACAAGGTCAAGTGGTAACGCGCGGTCGACAGCCACGCCTGGCGCACTCTAGTTCTCCTTCTAAGCGATGAAGGTCGCGACACGCCCGCATGCCCCGTTACCGACAATTGCTCGAGAGTTTGCGGCGTGAGTTCCCGCAGCCTGTCTCGGATCATGTCCACGACGCCTATGTGGCGTTCTCGGTGCTCCGTGCCTTGGATCGGGTCGACGCGCTAAAGTCGCAGGCGCCGATTCTTGGCGCGCCGGTCGAGCCCGACTTTGCCGCGGCCCTGGCATCGCGCGTCGCCGAGCAAGGTGAGCCGCTCGAGCAAGTGATCGCGGATCTGGTCAAGCATCTGGAAGGGATGTTTATCTGGGGGCATCCGCGCAGCCAGATCAACGTGATCTCGCATCCCTCGATCGCCAGCATTATCGGCGTCCTGCTGGCCTCGACCTATAACCCCAACCTGGTGAGCGACGAAAGTGGCCGCGGCTTTTCGGCCGCCGAGGTGCGCGCCACGACGATGGCCGCCGAGTTGGTCGGCTACGATGCCGCACGATCCGGCGGAGTCTTCACGTTCGGCGGCACCGGCGGCATGCTGTACGGGGTAAAAGTCGGGCTGGAAAAAGCTGTGCCCGGTTGCCTGCGCGCAGGGCTAACGCAACCGGCCGTCGTGCTGGCCAGCGCCCACAGTCACGCCTGCACCAGCAACGTGGCGGCCTGGCTCGGGATTGGGCAAGACAACGTCGTGCTCATCCCCACTGCGGACGACCACTCGATCGACATCCAGTTGCTGGCCGCCGCCGCGCGGCAAGCGCTCGACGCGGGCAAGCGTATCGCGGCGTTCGTGGCCACGATGGGTTCGACCGATGCCTTCGGAATCGATGACCTGCGCGCCGTGCATGCCCTACGCGATGAACTGGTGCGCGAATACGCGCTTGCCTACGTTCCGCACATTCATGCCGACGCCGTCATCGGTTGGGCCTGGAGCGTTTTCAACGACTACGATTTCTTGCAGAACGCATTAGGCTTTCGCGGCCGTACGGTGCGGGCCTTGGCCAAGGCGCATCACAACTTGCAGTATCTGTCGCTGGCGGACTCGATAGGCATCGATTTCCATAAGACCGGCTTCGCCCCCTATATCTCGTCACTGGTGATCTTCCGCGACCGTGACGACTTGCAGTACATCTTGCGGCCCCGCGAATCGCTTCCCTATATCTTTCAATCCGGCGCCCACCATCCGGGACTGTTCACGCTCGAAACCAGTCGCTCGGCCACAGGGCCGATGGCGGCACTCGCCAACATGCTGCTCTTGGGCAAGGAGGGATTTCGGGCGCTGCTAGGGCACATGGTCGAGATGGCGGAAGTCCTCCGCGAGGCTTTGGTCGCGCATCCCGATCTGACCGTGCTAAACGGTGAGAACGTCGGGCCGGTCACGCTGTTTCGCGTTTATCCGCGCGGCACAGACACGTTCACCGTGAAAGACCGCGAACGCTCGGACCCGAAATTCCAGCAGGATTTGCTGGCGCTGAACGACTATAACCGCCGCGTTTTCGAGCGCGTACACGCCGAAGCCCTCACCGGGCATGGCGTGGTCATTTCGATGACGGATGCCTTTTGCCACAGCGATTTCGGCACGCCGATCTCGGCGCTCAAGTCGTACGTCCTCTCACCGTTTACCGACGAAATGCGTATGCACGACGTTATCACTCACGTGATCTCGGCGCGCGACCAGGTCGAGGCAGAGGGTCGGAATTAAGTCGACGCCGTGAGATCCGCCCGGTAACTCGGCCGACGGTTCTTGCATGTTTCGAGCCGTCGTAAGACAATCGGCCACGGGTTCGCCCGAGCGGCAACCAGTCGGGCAGAGCTAACCTGTGATTCGTCCGCATCGACAGGATCGCACGATGTTTAGCGACGAAGATTTCAGCAATTGCGACGGCATCAGCCGACGACGGTTCTTGGCATCCGGCGGCGCCGGTTTGGCAGCCTTGGGCGCAGCCGGCTCGCCGAACGCCCCGGGCGCACTCGCGGCGAGCCAACCGTCGCGGGCGCCGCGCGCGAAGTCGGTCGTCATTCTCTATCTGTACGGCGCGCCCAGTCAGATGGATACGCTCGACCCGAAGCCCCGCGCGCCGGTCGAGCGGCGCGGCGAGTTCAAGACCATCGCCAGCAGCCTGCCGGGCATCGCAGTTTCGGAGCTGCTACCCAACATCGCACGCAATCTGCACCGCGTGGCCTTGGTGCGTTCGATGACTCACACGTCGAACAATCATGCCGTCTCGGTGGCCTTGTCCGGCCTGTCGAAGTCGTTGCCCGAAATCGAGGGAAACGGACGCGATCCGCGTCATCAGCCCTACATCGGTTCCGTGCTCGAGTACCTGTGGAAGCAACAGGGAATCAGCATGGTCGACAATGGCATCCCAGTGAACATGGTTCTTCCCTGGGCCCTGAACGAGAAGACCGGGCCGGGGCGTTGGCAGCACGATGCGGCGTGGCTCGGCCTGCAATACAACCCCGTTATTCCCTTGTTTGCCGGCCAGGGTTCGCTCGAGGTCGGCGCGCCGTCGATCCAAGGATCGACTCCCATCCTGACGCGGTTCGACCCCTGGGACGGCATCACGCCCGAGAGCACATTTCGCTTCGGCGGTACGGAATTGCCGCAGGACCTGAGCATGTCGCGCCTGGCGCGCCGGCAGGAATTGCTCCATTCGCTCGATACAAACGAGCGCGAGCTGGGCACGATCGTCAATACATTCGATCAATGCCGGGATGTGGCCTTTGCCATGATTGCCAATCCCCAAGTCGCCGCGGCGCTTGACGTAACACGCGAGCCGGGCGCCGTGCGCGATAAGTTTGGCTATACGCTATTCGGACAATCGGCGCTAGCCGCGCGTCGACTCATCGAGACGGGCGTGAAAATTGTCACGGTCTTTTGGGATACGTGGACCGATAATAACGCGTCCTGGGACACGCATCACAACCATCACCCACGTCTGAAGGATGGGTTGTGCCCCAAGCTCGATCAGATCCTGCCGGCTTTTCTCGACGACATGCACGAGCGCGGACTGCTGGATGAAACGCTGGTGATGGTCATTAGCGAGCATGGACGCACGCCGACCTTGGGCAATTCGCCGGGCGGAGCGCGCGAGCATTGGTCCGGCGCGTACTGGGGAATGTTTTTCGGCGCAGGCATTAAGACCGGCCAGGTGATCGGCGCGACCGATCGCGAGGGAGGCTACCCAACCAGTTGCCCGACCGACCCGAAAGACATCCTGGCGACGATGTATCACCTGCTGGGCTTCGATCCGCTCTTAACGACCGTGCCCGATCGGTTCGGACGGCCGCTGCACATTCTTCCTCATGGCGACGTGGTCAACGCGCTCTTGGCGTAGACTCGCAAGCGCCGTCCTTCGCAGAATTCTTCTTGACATTGCCCATCACTTACTGTACTAGTACGATCATACAGCAGGTGATCGCATGTTTTTTGCCATTGATACAGCCAACGGCGTTGCCGTTTACGAACAAATCATCCGCCAGGTGAAATTCGCCGTCGCGCGCGGCGCGATCAAGCCGGGCGAGATGGTCGCTTCGGTGCGTGAATTGGCCCGCGAACTGGCGGTTAATCCCAATACCGTGGCCCGAGCGTATCGCCAGCTGCAGACCGACGGCGTGTTGTCGTCGGTCCGCGGGACAGGGCTGGAAGTTGCCGCGCGGGCGCGTGATCGCTGCCGTCGCGAGACGGTCGAGCTGATCCGCGCCCGGCTGCGGCAAGTTCTTGTCGAGGCCCAGAGGAGTCAACTTTCCCACGACGAGCTGCGCGAGTTGGTCGACGACGAGCTCAGCGTCCTCACCCGGCAAGGAACCTGAACATGCAACCGGCCATCCGTCTGGCCAACGTCACGAAGCGTTATCGGGACCATACCGCGCTCGATCACGTCTCGTTCGAGGTGCCGCAGGGCTGCGTCTTCGCCTTGTTGGGTGAGAACGGCGCCGGCAAGACCACGGCCATCCGCATTCTGCTCGGGCTGACCGAACCCGATACCGGCTTTGCCGAGATCCTGGGACGCGACACGCGCGGCCGTCAGGTCGACGTTCTGCGCCACGTAGGCTACGTGCCCGAGCGCCCGACGCTGTACGACTGGATGACCGTGGCCGAGATAGGCTGGTTCACGGCCGGCTTCTATGGCGGCGACTTCGCGCGGCATTACGACCGCCTGATTTCGGATTTCGGCTTGCCTCCGCGCCGCAAACTGAAGGCGCTCTCCAAGGGAATGCGCGCCAAGGTAGCTCTCTCGTTGGCGCTAGCGCATCAGCCTGACGTGCTGTTGTTGGACGAACCGACCTCGGGCCTCGACACGATGGTCCGCCGCGAGTTTCTGGAAAGCATGGTCGACCTGGCCGCGGCCGGGCGGACGGTGGTGCTGTCGAGCCATCAGATACACGAGGTCGAGCGCGTGGCCGACATCGTGGCCATTTTGCACGACGGCCATTTGGTGCTGGTCGAGCGCTTGGATGAATTGAAAGACAGCGTCCAAGCGCTGACCGTGACACTGGACGACGGTGTTGCCATGCCGCGCGTGGCGGGCGAAATCCTCCGCGAGCGGCGCAAGGCCCGGCAGTGGCAGGTGCTGGTCCGCGGCATCAACGACGAAAGCCTGGCGGCATTGCGTGCCCAGCCGGCCGTGAGCGATGTCGAGGTCCGTCGCCCATCACTGGAAGAGATTTTCGTGGCGTACATGCGCTCGGGCGATGGAGGCGCGGTGAACGATGCGACGCGCGACGCAATCAGAACGCAAGGGTCGTTCGACTGAGAATCCCGCGCTGCAACAACAGAAATCGAGTCCCGAACGGCTAATTGGCGCTTGAATCATTGTCGTCCAACTTTCTCGACAAACGTTATGACAACCGACGTCTTTCGCCGCGTGGTGTGGAAAGAATATCGCATGCTGCGGTCGTTCTGGATCGCGCTGGTGGCGATTGTCGTGGGGGCACAGGCGATCGCGTGGCTGTCTGGCCCCGCCGCCGGCGCGCTGCAAGCGGATCTGGTCATCATGGTCACGGCTATCGTGGCCTATGCGCTGGGGATCGGAGCCACGATCTTCGCGGTCGAACACGAGGAAGGGACCAACACGTTCTTGCAGCCCTTGCCGGTCGAAAGCCGGCAACTGTTCACGGCGAAAGTCGCGTTGGCATTGGCAAGTGTCATCGCTCTGGCCGGCGCGCTCGCGGTCGTGACGTTAGCGTGGAAATGGCTCGGCCTGGTGCGCGTTCCGCTTATCACTAAGCATTCGGATATCGATACGTTGTGGAACACTTCCCTGGGCGTAGTCCTTGGAACGATCGACGCGTTTCTGTGGGGGCTGTTCTTTTCACTTCTGCTGCGCCGCCCGCTGGTCGCGGCCTGCGTCGGAGCGGCGGCCGCGATTGCCATTCTGCCGGGGGTTCTGTTGTTCGGAGCCATTCTTCACGCGTGGCACTATACTTATTACTTCGACCAAGCTACGACCACGGCAATAGGCTGCACAATTCTGTTGGCGGGCGTGTTCGCGGTCGACTGGTGGCTCGGCCACCATTGGCTGGAAGGACAAGCCGTGCAGGGCCTGCTGCGGCGCCGCCGACAGCGCCTCGACGCAACGCGGCGCATCACGGCGTTTGACACCGCAACACCTTATCTATCGCCACTGACCTCGTTCCGCCGTCTCACCTGGCAGGAGTTCCACCAGGCGCGGCGCCTGATGGTGATCTTCGTCGGCGTAGGCGCATTTCTGGCCATTCTGGTTGGCGGCGAAGGCCAAATTGCCGCGACCATCGCCGCCTTTTTGCCGACGATCGGAATCGTTGCTCTGATGGGATCCTGCGTGTTCTTGGCCGATCAAGAACGATCGCAATTCCGCTACTTTTCAGAACGTCCGGTATCGGCACGCATGGTGTGGCTTAATCGGCAATGCGTCTGGCTAGGCGTTGTCATCGCCGTTCTAGCAATTGGCGTTCCGTTATGGACAAAGTCGGCAACGGGAACACTTACTCCGTTGACCAACCCGGTCAATCTACGAAATCTGGCCGGCCTGCCGGCAGGGACAGCACAGTTCTTCGGCTGCATTGACCAACTGCCGAGTTGGGCGTTCTTCGCCGTGTACGCAGTGTTGGCGTATTCTTGCGGGCAATTGTGCTCGATGCTGTTTCGCAGCGGCATTGTCGCTGGTTTCGCCGGAATCGTTCTGTCGCTTGCCGTCTCAGCTTGGGTAGGCGTAACCGTCGAACTCAGGCTCAACTGGCTCGTTACTTTAGCGCCAATTCCGGTCATTCTGCTGTGGGCAACCTGGTGGCGCGCCCCGCATTGGATTGGTGAACGGACGGGCTGGTGGCCGTGGACCCGTTTGGGACTTTCGCTGGCCGTGCCCGCGATGGCGGTCGTCGCCGCGACGGCAACATACCGTGTCGCCCAGATTCCCAGGGTCGATCCCGGGTTCTCACCGGTTGAATATGCGGCGCAGGTTACTCCTGAAGCGCGTCAAACGGGAGAGATGTATCTTCGCGCCGCAGATTTGCTACGCGTTTCCTCTCCCTCCTTGCCGTCAGTGATTCTGACATCGGGACAAGGCGGGAGTTCGACAACGATCGGCGCCATCCTGAGTCTCGAACCGGATGCCACCGTTTGGCAAGACCAGCTCGAATGGCTTTCACAGAACCAGGAGTCGCTGCAACTTATCCTCGATGCGTCGGCCCGCCCGACATGCGTGCTGCCCGCGCGGAACGTCGAATCTCCTGATGCCCTCCAGGGTTCCGGGGCGATTTTCTACCTGCTCGCTACGGACGCTCGTCGACTCGCAGACCAAGGGGATTTGGACGGTGCGTTTGACAG is a genomic window containing:
- a CDS encoding pyridoxal-dependent decarboxylase, with the translated sequence MPRYRQLLESLRREFPQPVSDHVHDAYVAFSVLRALDRVDALKSQAPILGAPVEPDFAAALASRVAEQGEPLEQVIADLVKHLEGMFIWGHPRSQINVISHPSIASIIGVLLASTYNPNLVSDESGRGFSAAEVRATTMAAELVGYDAARSGGVFTFGGTGGMLYGVKVGLEKAVPGCLRAGLTQPAVVLASAHSHACTSNVAAWLGIGQDNVVLIPTADDHSIDIQLLAAAARQALDAGKRIAAFVATMGSTDAFGIDDLRAVHALRDELVREYALAYVPHIHADAVIGWAWSVFNDYDFLQNALGFRGRTVRALAKAHHNLQYLSLADSIGIDFHKTGFAPYISSLVIFRDRDDLQYILRPRESLPYIFQSGAHHPGLFTLETSRSATGPMAALANMLLLGKEGFRALLGHMVEMAEVLREALVAHPDLTVLNGENVGPVTLFRVYPRGTDTFTVKDRERSDPKFQQDLLALNDYNRRVFERVHAEALTGHGVVISMTDAFCHSDFGTPISALKSYVLSPFTDEMRMHDVITHVISARDQVEAEGRN
- a CDS encoding DUF1501 domain-containing protein, whose product is MFSDEDFSNCDGISRRRFLASGGAGLAALGAAGSPNAPGALAASQPSRAPRAKSVVILYLYGAPSQMDTLDPKPRAPVERRGEFKTIASSLPGIAVSELLPNIARNLHRVALVRSMTHTSNNHAVSVALSGLSKSLPEIEGNGRDPRHQPYIGSVLEYLWKQQGISMVDNGIPVNMVLPWALNEKTGPGRWQHDAAWLGLQYNPVIPLFAGQGSLEVGAPSIQGSTPILTRFDPWDGITPESTFRFGGTELPQDLSMSRLARRQELLHSLDTNERELGTIVNTFDQCRDVAFAMIANPQVAAALDVTREPGAVRDKFGYTLFGQSALAARRLIETGVKIVTVFWDTWTDNNASWDTHHNHHPRLKDGLCPKLDQILPAFLDDMHERGLLDETLVMVISEHGRTPTLGNSPGGAREHWSGAYWGMFFGAGIKTGQVIGATDREGGYPTSCPTDPKDILATMYHLLGFDPLLTTVPDRFGRPLHILPHGDVVNALLA
- a CDS encoding GntR family transcriptional regulator; protein product: MFFAIDTANGVAVYEQIIRQVKFAVARGAIKPGEMVASVRELARELAVNPNTVARAYRQLQTDGVLSSVRGTGLEVAARARDRCRRETVELIRARLRQVLVEAQRSQLSHDELRELVDDELSVLTRQGT
- a CDS encoding ABC transporter ATP-binding protein, coding for MQPAIRLANVTKRYRDHTALDHVSFEVPQGCVFALLGENGAGKTTAIRILLGLTEPDTGFAEILGRDTRGRQVDVLRHVGYVPERPTLYDWMTVAEIGWFTAGFYGGDFARHYDRLISDFGLPPRRKLKALSKGMRAKVALSLALAHQPDVLLLDEPTSGLDTMVRREFLESMVDLAAAGRTVVLSSHQIHEVERVADIVAILHDGHLVLVERLDELKDSVQALTVTLDDGVAMPRVAGEILRERRKARQWQVLVRGINDESLAALRAQPAVSDVEVRRPSLEEIFVAYMRSGDGGAVNDATRDAIRTQGSFD